The following are encoded in a window of Alosa sapidissima isolate fAloSap1 chromosome 10, fAloSap1.pri, whole genome shotgun sequence genomic DNA:
- the fam189b gene encoding protein FAM189B, protein MPSPSESSSVVSVSGSRALSGGRRGSARLLLYLGLCHLGLGAMVLAFSFTSLAFTSSPRVRQSLPFWAGFFVVASGVAGVVSWRRPLTLVVSLFMLLSAVCVILSLAGSMLSCQNAQMVKSLVNCQMESSLCVCCDPKDSCSPAEDETLVLYLHADCHSVRHQLKDLLFSACGLSILSTIICTLSTVTCSIHIFSLDLLHLLAPHRSRSVNPECTTPQDAFLTNMVDFEEFVPPIPPPPYYPPEYTCSSETDAQSITYNGSMESPVPLYPTDCPPPYEAVMGQRAASQATVFDPQGTEHSGERGTSTGFSGEVSMDSGSLLMSEIVDIPDDSSPSEDSCLLEVGVGLVRRRGASEGGGGGGEYVSFRCLTPHTSEGSPVAAAGQSRRCFRGERSNSCSSPSTYNTSTYRSPLLRRQALLACSCSQLEQLSDATRGSHCSSIPEIRLLPSTPSRHDSSLHHGPPAARPAAPAQTDASDHHGNPALAMIPLPRLWHTSGRGRRDSDSPLQLVRSHSEPGLSSSTDTGELTGSIGSKGVSVESQTSTDTGPGSEACLLQRSSVAPPLALPQKGSMKAVAGHPPSKLPAGTPLRLPKDCARSLTDLKVTRVLVARFLHRSRRNLAPAAEHSGTCSQGPKRRAGTEGSLPLEQALRNTWGTSRGQQYQQHVHRHHHSHSDSRHDTRRRPDDPAACAEGIHLQSCGDLSSSSVASLRRLLQQTHGSSGGLHSESAL, encoded by the exons ATGCCATCACCGTCGGAATCCAGCAGTGTAGTGTCCGTGTCGGGATCCCGGGCTCTGTCCGGAGGGCGACGTGGGAGCGCGCGCCTGCTGCTCTATCTGGGACTCTGTCACCTGGGTCTGGGGGCCATGGTCCTGGCGTTCAGCTTCACCAGCTTGGCGTTCACCTCCTCTCCGCGGGTTCGTCAGTCCTTACCCTTCTGGGCTGGCTTCTTT GTGGTGGCATCTGGAGTGGCCGGTGTAGTTTCCTGGAGAAGGCCTCTGACATTAGTG GTCTCGCTCTTCATGCTCCTGTCCGCTGTATGTGTGATACTGAGTCTAGCGGGTTCCATGCTCTCCTGTCAGAATGCACAGATGGTCAAATCCCTGGTCAACTGTCAG ATGGAGTCCagcctgtgtgtttgctgtgatcCTAAGGACTCGTGTTCTCCAGCAGAGGACGAGACCTTGGTTCTCTACCTGCATGCAGACTGTCACTCTGTGCGCCACCaactcaag gacctgTTGTTCAGTGCCTGTGGCCTCAGCATTCTCTCCACCATCATCTGCACCCTGTCTACAGTCACCTGCAGTATACACATCTTCTCCCTGGACCTGCTACACCTG CTGGCTCCTCATCGCTCGCGGTCCGTTAACCCAGAGTGCACCACTCCTCAGGACGCCTTCCTGACCAACATGGTGGACTTTGAGGAGTTTGTCCCACCCATTCCCCCGCCCCCCTACTACCCACCTGAGTACACCTGCAGCTCTGAGACTGACGCCCAGAG tattACGTATAATGGGTCAATGGAGAGTCCAGTACCTCTTTATCCTACAGACTGCCCTCCCCCCTATGAAGCAGTAATGGGCCAAAGAGCAGccagccag GCAACAGTGTTTGATCCGCAGGGCACCGAGCActctggagagagaggaacatcCACGGGCTTCAGTGGAGAAG TGTCGATGGACAGTGGCTCTCTGCTCATGTCGGAGATTGTGGACATCCCCGACGACAGCTCGCCCTCGGAGGACTCGTGCCTGCTGGAGGTGGGCGTGGGCCTGGTGCGTCGCCGGGGGGCCagtgagggtggtggtggcggtggtgagTACGTCAGCTTCCGCTGCCTCACGCCACACACGTCCGAGGGCTCGCCTGTGGCCGCAGCAGGCCAGTCCAGGCGCTGCTTCCGCGGGGAGAGGTCCAACTCCTGCTCCTCCCCCAGCACCTACAACACCTCCACCTACAG gTCTCCTCTCTTGCGCAGGCAGGCGTTGTTGGCCTGTAGCTGTTCCCAGTTGGAGCAGCTCAGTGACGCCACACGTGGCTCTCACTGCTCGTCCATCCCAGAGATCCGGCTCCTGCCCTCCACGCCGTCACGTCACGACTCGTCCCTCCACCACGGCCCTCCTGCGGCACGTCCGGCGGCCCCGGCTCAGACAGACGCCTCAGATCACCATGGCAACCCAGCGCTGGCCATGATACCGCTCCCGCGCCTGTGGCACACCAGTGGGCGTGGCCGGAGGGACAGTGACAGCCCCCTACAGCTGGTCAGGTCCCACAGCGAACCTGGTCTCAGCTCCTCAACTGACacag GTGAACTGACCGGTTCTATTGGCAGTAAAGGTGTGAGCGTCGAGTCTCAGACTTCCACAGACACAG GTCCTGGCTCTGAGGCGTGTCTGCTGCAGCGTAGCTCGGTGGCGCCCCCCCTCGCTCTCCCACAGAAGGGCAGCATGAAAGCCGTCGCTGGGCACCCACCGTCCAAGCTGCCCGCTGGCACACCACTGCGGCtgcccaaagactgtgcccgctCCCTCACTGACCTCAAG gTGACCCGGGTGCTGGTGGCACGCTTCCTGCATCGCTCCAGGAGGAACCTGGCTCCAGCCGCTGAGCATTCTGGGACATGTAGTCAGGGGCCCAAGAGGCGAGCAGGAACTGAAGGCAGTCTACCCCTcgagcag GCCCTTCGCAACACCTGGGGCACcagcagaggtcagcagtaCCAGCAGCACGTCCATCGCCACCACCACTCACACAGCGACAGTCGCCATGACACCCGGCGGCGGCCCGACGACCCAGCCGCGTGCGCGGAGGGCATCCACTTGCAGAGCTGCGGCGACCTCAGCTCCTCATCTGTGGCGTCCCTCCGAAGACTCCTCCAACAGACCCATGGCTCCTCAGGGGGCCTGCACTCAGAATCAGCAttgtag